ggacagaaacactcGAGTTCATGAcatagagctccaaacaggatcGGGTTTAGAGCTCACTGTTCCTGATCCAAACACATCTcgtttattctttgttttttaaatgtccctGTGTTTGATCCTCTGTGTCTGATTCTTGGTTTTAAGTCCAGGAGTAAAGATGGGGGATCAAAAGGTGTTGGTCATATaggtgttttctgttctttctgtgGGACACGTCATCCTCTGTCCTTCGTCGTCAGTCAGACAGAACAAGATGCTTCTCATCATCACAGCTGAACCAGGATCATCCAAACCGGTCACAgattcttctgctgtttttgcatccattttaaaaattgtcccttttttttttttaaatgaaacaaacagaatatttaaaCTTAGAtccttatgttttttttttctttagctgcaGGACATTTTCTGCTAGTAAAAGCCTTCAGGGGAAGATTTAAACAGCAGTTCACTTTCACTTCCTGCCTGAGGCTGAAGGGTTGTCCTCAAACACAGCAGATGTAATGAATCCTAATGGAAACACTctgcagccttttctttttccactgtCATCGACCTCCTCTGCaccaaaaacaccaaactaaaTGGaacctttctttttgtttcagtcagatCCAGAGAGAATTTCTGCTTGCAGCTAAGTAAAGCAGATACAGATGGTCAAGAATGTTGACAACCAACCACCTCAACCCTACCGACCAACTAACCACTGCAACTCTGCCATCCAaccaactaactaactaaccaaCCAAATGAAGTCCAAGTGAGTAAACAGGTAGGTGAAGCATCTCATACAACCTACCATACCTACTTGTGCTCCGTACCTTGGGTCAGGATAATCTTTGCTTTCCTGAGCTCGATCAGTTCTGGCTGAGAGTAAAACTTCTGAAGTTTCCCTCTGCTGCTGATCTGAGACCTTCTGAAGTTCTAAGGAACTGCACGTGAAGAGCAAACAGGCTTGTGTTTCAGATGAACCTCCACCTCATGTTTCCTGACGGCTGACGCtaaagttgctgttttctgaGCTGAAGTTCACCCTGAAAGCCGAACGTGTCACTGGAGTCGCTGAGACGAtctcagatgatgatgatgatgatgcagagTATAAAAATAACTGTGGATGTTCTCAGGTGTCCTACAGAGACAAACACCTGAGGCCACAGACAGATGAAGATTAATGTGGAGGACGAGTCTTCGTCCTGAACttcagagacaaacaaagacaaaggagACGTAAAATAAAAACGGGACAAAATGTTTGGATGAAGTGAGAAATCTGAACGGGTTTGATTCTTCATTCTTCAAGACCTTACCAGGAGACCAGATGATGTTCTCCAGTTTCTGTACAGGGAGATCAGTTAAAGATGATCTAATTTAAACACGTCATGTTTTCatcagttacagaaacaaagcaGGACAAGGAGCCCGAGCGGATCTCAGCTTCACTCCCTTCCCTCCCTTATAACCAGTAAAACTAAGATCCGTCTGGTTgtcttctttctcttctgtcacaTGACCTCAACTAACAGCTGATGTGGTCAAAAATAGATactctaaaactaaaagtttcatCTCACCTGACTTCAGGTCTGCATCTCTAAAAAAAGAACCGACTCATTGTGAAACAGACGAAGCTGCCGCAGCTGACAGGCTGACAGGCTGATCCTCCGATTCAGTGACATTCAAACCACAGATCAGGAGGTTAGCAACTCGTTAACAGGTTAGTCTGCAGGCTAGCAACTCGTTAACAGGTAAGTCTGCAGGCTAGCAACTCGTTAACAGGCAAGTCTGCAGGCTAGCAACTCGTTAACAGGTTAATCTGCAGGTTAGCAACTCGTTATTAGGTTAATCTGCAGGTTAGCAACTCGTTATTAGGTTAATCTGCAGGTTAGCAACTCGTTAACAGGTTAGTCTGCAGGCTAGCAACTCGTTAACAGGTTAATCTGCAGGTTAGCAACTCGTTAACAGGTTAGTCTGCAGGCTAGCAACTCGTTAACAGGTAAGTCTGCAGGTAAATGTCTGGTAAACAGAGGTGAACTCCAGCTGTGTGGTCAGCTCCTTTGTGTGTTGGTTTGTAAAGACATGTCTTCATTCTGAGACAGAAGAATTGTCTTCCCCACAAACGCATCATAAAATGACTTAGAGGCTTATAAGCAAAAATCTATAATCTGCAACGACGCTGACAAATGATCCCCATTTGATTTCATCcctgggggaggagggggaggagggggaggggcagAGCGAGCGCGTCTGAACtgaatgtgtttaaagttttatcacaTAACCGGCTTTCTGTGGCTCACAGTCAGGAGGAGGATAAAAGCTTCTGATGAAGCCCCGAGGCTGACGGAGCACTGACCAATCACAGCGAGCCAGGAACCTCCGGCCTCCTGCAGACCCTGAACGCATCGTGAGAGCCGATCAGGTCTGCAGTCTGAAACCAATCAACATACCTCATCAGAGTGTACAgacatgacctttgaccctgaactCCTGCAGTATTCCTTTGATCTTCAGATTACCCTTTGTNNNNNNNNNNNNNNNNNNNNNNNNNNNNNNNNNNNNNNNNNNNNNNNNNNNNNNNNNNNNNNNNNNNNNNNNNNNNNNNNNNNNNNNNNNNNNNNNNNNNNNNNNNNNNNNNNNNNNNNNNNNNNNNNNNNNNNNNNNNNNNNNNNNNNNNNNNNNNNNNNNNNNNNNNNNNNNNNNNNNNNNNNNNNNNNNNNNNNNNNNNNNNNNNNNNNNNNNNNNNNNNNNNNNNNNNNNNNNNNNNNNNNNNNNNNNNNNNNNNNNNNNNNNNNNNNNNNNNNNNNNNNNNNNNNNNNNNNNNNNNNNNNNNNNNNNNNNNNNNNNNNNNNNNNNNNNNNNNNNNNNNNNNNNNNNNNNNNNNNNNNNNNNNNNNNNNNNNNNNNNNNNNNNNNNNNNNNNNNNNNNNNNNNNNNNNNNNNNNNNNNNNNNNNNNNNNNNNNNNNNNNNNNNNNNNNNNNNNNNNNNNNNNNNNNNNNNNNNNNNNNNNNNNNNNNNNNNNNNNNNNNNNNNNNNNNNNNNNNNNNNNNNNNNNNNNNNNNNNNNNNNNNNNNNNNNNNNNNNNNNNNNNNNNNNNNNNNNNNNNNNNNNNNNNNNNNNNNNNNNNNNNNNNNNNNNNNNNNNNNNNNNNNNNNNNNNNNNNNNNNNNNNNNNNNNNNNNNNNNNNNNNNNNNNNNNNNNNNNNNNNNNNNNNNNNNNNNNNNNNNNNNNNNNNNNNNNNNNNNNNNNNNNNNNNNNNNNNNNNNNNNNNNNNNNNNNNNNNNNNNNNNNNNNNNNNNNNNNNNNNNNNNNNNNNNNNNNNNNNNNNNNNNNNNNNNNNNNNNNNNNNNNNNNNNNNNNNNNNNNNNNNNNNNNNNNNNNNNNNNNNNNNNNNNNNNNNNNNNNNNNNNNNNNNNNNNNNNNNNNNNNNNNNNNNNNNNNNNNNNNNNNNNNNNNNNNNNNNNNNNNNNNNNNNNNNNNNNNNNNNNNNNNNNNNNNNNNNNNNNNNNNNNNNNNNNNNNNNNNNNNNNNNNNNNNNNNNNNNNNNNNNNNNNNNNNNNNNNNNNNNNNNNNNNNNNNNNNNNNNNNNNNNNNNNNNNNNNNNNNNNNNNNNNNNNNNNNNNNNNNNNNNNNNNNNNNNNNNNNNNNNNNNNNNNNNNNNNNNTGCTGCGGGATTAGAAAATGCCTGCAGCGGACCGGAACCAGGTCCGGAtccgggtccgggtccgggtccggTCGTGGAGCgcgggattctcctgagaccaACTGGacttgttgcagaaaaaaacatcccaaCAGTTCGGAACCAGAACCTGCAGGAGAAACGGGTTCAGTGGATTTTCTCTGAGGAGTgaagatttaaagtttttatttttcctgtggaggagagtctgtttgtctgttgtttgtttgtctgtttgtttgttgtttgtttgtttgtttgtctgtttgttgtttgtttgtttgtttgtttgtttgtttgtttgtttgtttgtctgttgtttgtttgtttgtttgtttgtctgtctgtttgttgtttgtttgtttgtttgttctgtctgaagcttctcacaaacaaacatttgttttgtttggttctgAACGGATCCTGAACGTCTTTCTGTGAGGATTTCCCACCATGGATCCATGAATCTGAACGGACCAGGGGTCTCACCTCCacctggaccagaaccagggtCAGCTCTCTCAACCCCCCAAACCCCCACCCCTGACCCAAACCTTCATCCTGACCTGAACCCCCTCCTGACCTAAACCCCCCTCCTGACCTGAACCCCCCTCCAGAAGCAACATGGCTGCTGGCGTCGCAGCCTGGATGCCGTTTGCTCGCGCGGCGGCCATCGGTTGGATGCCTGTGGCCAGCGGTTCCATGCCTGTTCCTCCGAAGGGGAAGCAGCGGAACTGGGATGGGCTGATTATGCTGAACGTCAGCGGAACCAAGTTCCAGACGTGGCGGGACACGCTGGAGCGGTACCCGGACACCCTGCTGGGTAGCTCGGAGCGGGACTTCTTCTTCCATGAGGAGACCGGTGAGTACTTCTTTGACCGGGACCCGGACATCTTCAGACATGTCCTGAACTTCTACCGGACCGGGAAGCTGCACTACCCACGTCAGGAGTGCATCTCTGCGTATGACGAGGAGCTGGCCTTCTTTGGGATCATCCCAGAGATCATCGGGGACTGCTGCTACGAGGACTACAAAGACCGGCGGCGAGAGAACCAGGAGCGGATCCAGGACGATGAAGAGAACGACCAGACCAAAGACCTGGTCTCTGTGGACGCCAGCTTCAGAGAGACCATGTGGCGGGCATTCGAGAACCCACACACCTCCACCATGGCGCTGGTCTTCTACTACGTCACCGGCTTCTTCATTGCAGTGTCGGTTCTGGCCAACGTGGTGGAGACGGTACCATGTGGGACCGTACCGAACCGGGTCAAGGAGATGTCATGCGGTGAGCGGTACGCGCTGGCCTTCTTCTGCCTGGACACGGCTTGCGTCATGATTTTTACGGTGGAGTATCTGCTGCGCCTGCTGGCTGCGCCAAGCCGGTACCGGTTCATGAAGAGCGTGATGAGCATCATCGACGTGGTGGCCATCATGCCGTACTACATCGGCCTGGTCATGACCGACAACGAGGACGTGAGCGGGGCCTTCGTCACCCTGCGGGTCTTCAGGGTCTTCAGGATCTTCAAGTTCTCGCGGCACTCTGCCGGGCTTCGCATCCTGGGCTACACCCTGAAGAGCTGCGCCTCGGAGCTCGGCTTCCTGCTCTTCTCCCTCACCATGGCCATCATCATCTTCGCCACCGTCATGTTTTACGCCGAGAAAGGTTCTGGGAGCAAGTTCACCAGCATCCCTGCGGCCTTCTGGTACACCATCGTTACCATGACAACGCTGGGGTAAGTCACCATCAGCCTGACTGTAAAGGGGTGGAGTCTGTGTGAATGAGTGAAAGTGGTCCACAAAGTAGGCGGAGTCTATGTTCCTCTACATGTGTGAAAGGGGCGGCACCATGTCCCTAAATGGGCGGAGTCTGTCTGTGGTTTGGATTTTAGCAGATTTTAGCTAAGGTCAGGTCTCAGCTGTTTGTCCAGTTGACAAAGTGTCTCTGAGTGTCCATCTGTCCTTCTGGAGACAAGAAACTTTCTACTGCAGCTCAGTTTGGACTGAACCAGATCAGAACCTCCCTGTGGGTCAGTTGTCCGTGTCTTTTTGTCCCGTGTGTCCTTGTCACCATGCCTTCTTGTCCCCATCTCAGTGGGTCGATTGTCTGTCTCTATTTGTCCCCATGTCTTCTTGTCCCTGTGTCTCCTTGTCCCTGTCTCAGTGGGTTGATTGTCCGTGTCTCCTTGTCCCCGTCTCAGTGAGTTAATTGTCCGTGTCTCCTGGTCTCTGTGTCTCCTGGTCCCCGTGTCTCCTTGTCCCCGTCTCAGTGGGTTGACTGTCCGTGTCTCCTGGTCCCCGTGTCTCCTGGTCCCCGTCTCAGTGGGTTGATTGTCCGCCTCTCCTGGTCCCCATGTCTCCTGGTCCCCATGTCTCCTGGTTCCCGTGTCTCCTGGTCCCCGTGTCTCCTGGTCCCCATCTCTCCTGGTCCCCGTGTCTCCTGGTCCCCGTCTCAGTGGGCCGATCGGTCCTGAACGCTGCTAATGAAATGTCTTCTTTAACTGCTTGTTTTAATGAGTTCAGtaatgaagctgcagcagcagccgaGCAGAAAGTTGTTCTCCTGTTTCCGTTTTAACGACCCTCAGAGGCAGCAGGTGGTTCCACGTTTTAATGACAACAGATAATTGGAGcagaagacgaggaggaggacaggatgGTGATGGGAGAGCGTCTTCGTGATTcagttctttttgtgtttagtcaaCTGCAGAACGTCCCACGTCCTTCACAGAGAGGGAACGTTCCACTTCCTTTAGAGAGAGGGAACGTTCCACGTCCTTTAGAGAGAGGGAANNNNNNNNNNNNNNNNNNNNNNNNNNNNNNNNNNNNNNNNNNNNNNNNNNNNNNNNNNNNNNNNNNNNNNNNNNNNNNNNNNNNNNNNNNNNNNNNNNNNNNNNNNNNNNNNNNNNNNNNNNNNNNNNNNNNNNNNNNNNNNNNNNNNNNNNNNNNNNNNNNNNNNNNNNNNNNNNNNNNNNNNNNNNNNNNNNNNNNNNNNNNNNNNNNNNNNNNNNNNNNNNNNNNNNNNNNNNNNNNNNNNNNNNNNNNNNNNNNNNNNNNNNNNNNNNNNNNNNNNNNNNNNNNNNNNNNNNNNNNNNNNNNNNNNNNNNNNNNNNNNNNNNNNNNNNNNNNNNNNNNNNNNNNNNNNNNNNNNNNNNNNNNNNNNNNNNNNNNNNNNNNNNNNNNNNNNNNNNNNNNNNNNNNNNNNNNNNNNNNNNNNNNNNNNNNNNNNNNNNNNNNNNNNNNNNNNNNNNNNNNNNNNNNNNNNNNNNNNNNNNNNNNNNNNNNNNNNNNNNNNNNNNNNNNNNNNNNNNNNNNNNNNNNNNNNNNNNNNNNNNNNNNNNNNNNNNNNNNNNNNNNNNNNNNNNNNNNNNNNNNNNNNNNNNNNNNNNNNNNNNNNNNNNNNNNNNNNNNNNNNNNNNNNNNNNNNNNNNNNNNNNNNNNNNNNNNNNNNNNNNNNNNNNNNNNNNNNNNNNNNNNNNNNNNNNNNNNNNNNNNNNNNNNNNNNNNNNNNNNNNNNNNNNNNNNNNNNNNNNNNNNNNNNNNNNNNNNNNNNNNNNNNNNNNNNNNNNNNNNNNNNNNNNNNNNNNNNNNNNNNNNNNNNNNNNNNNNNNNNNNNNNNNNNNNNNNNNNNNNNNNNNNNNNNNNNNNNNNNNNNNNNNNNNNNNNNNNNNNNNNNNNNNNNNNNNNNNNNNNNNNNNNNNNNNNNNNNNNNNNNNNNNNNNNNNNNNNNNNNNNNNNNNNNNNNNNNNNNNNNNNNNNNNNNNNNNNNNNNNNNNNNNNNNNNNNNNNNNNNNNNNNNNNNNNNNNNNNNNNNNNNNNNNNNNNNNNNNNNNNNNNNNNNNNNNNNNNNNNNNNNNNNNNNNNNNNNNNNNNNNNNNNNNNNNNNNNNNNNNNNNNNNNNNNNNNNNNNNNNNNNNNNNNNNNNNNNNNNNNNNNNNNNNNNNNNNNNNNNNNNNNNNNNNNNNNNNNNNNNNNNNNNNNNNNNNNNNNNNNNNNNNNNNNNNNNNNNNNNNNNNNNNNNNNNNNNNNNNNNNNNNNNNNNNNNNNNNNNNNNNNNNNNNNNNNNNNNNNNNNNNNNNNNNNNNNNNNNNNNNNNNNNNNNNNNNNNNNNNNNNNNNNNNNNNNNNNNNNNNNNNNNNNNNNNNNNNNNNNNNNNNNNNNNNNNNNNNNNNNNNNNNNNNNNNNNNNNNNNNNNNNNNNNNNNNNNNNNNNNNNNNNNNNNNNNNNNNNNNNNNNNNNNNNNNNNNNNNNNNNNNNNNNNNNNNNNNNNNNNNNNNNNNNNNNNNNNNNNNNNNNNNNNNNNNNNNNNNNNNNNNNNNNNNNNNNNNNNNNNNNNNNNNNNNNNNNNNNNNNNNNNNNNNNNNNNNNNNNNNNNNNNNNNNNNNNNNNNNNNNNNNNNNNNNNNNNNNNNNNNNNNNNNNNNNNNNNNNNNNNNNNNNNNNNNNNNNNNNNNNNNNNNNNNNNNNNNNNNNNNNNNNNNNNNNNNNNNNNNNNNNNNNNNNNNNNNNNNNNNNNNNNNNNNNNNNNNNNNNNNNNNNNNNNNNNNNNNNNNNNNNNNNNNNNNNNNNNNNNNNNNNNNNNNNNNNNNNNNNNNNNNNNNNNNNNNNNNNNNNNNNNNNNNNNNNNNNNNNNNNNNNNNNNNNNNNNNNNNNNNNNNNNNNNNNNNNNNNNNNNNNNNNNNNNNNNNNNNNNNNNNNNNNNNNNNNNNNNNNNNNNNNNNNNNNNNNNNNNNNNNNNNNNNNNNNNNNNNNNNNNNNNNNNNNNNNNNNNNNNNNNNNNNNNNNNNNNNNNNNNNNNNNNNNNNNNNNNNNNNNNNNNNNNNNNNNNNNNNNNNNNNNNNNNNNNNNNNNNNNNNNNNNNNNNNNNNNNNNNNNNNNNNNNNNNNNNNNNNNNNNNNNNNNNNNNNNNNNNNNNNNNNNNNNNNNNNNNNNNNNNNNNNNNNNNNNNNNNNNNNNNNNNNNNNNNNNNNNNNNNNNNNNNNNNNNNNNNNNNNNNNNNNNNNNNNNNNNNNNNNNNNNNNNNNNNCTTCCTTCGCGGAGAGGGAACGTTCCACGTCCTTCACAGGGAGGGAACGTTCCACGTCCTTCGCGGAGAGTGGACAGTCCATGTCCCAgagccaggaccaggactggacacctcTGTCCTACAGTGTGAGATATTATTTACTTTATACCACCAGTGGAGAGATCCAGTTATCTGCTTCAccccctctctctcacacacacactcacacacacatattcagctgctgaaaaaaaagccttttatttgAAGCAGAGGAAGGTGtctcagctcctcttcctcactcagATCTCAGAACCGCCGCCGTCAGCAGAAACCCATCATGATGCTGCTGATTCCTGCAGAATCTGGAacataaatctgtttctgtttccagaaAATATCAGGAAAAGTGTTGAATATTTTACCTTCTGCTGGTTtgatttcaaacatttactgATTGGTTCAGTTCACTCTCATtaatgtgtaaaagttttaaacatgatACAAACTCAGACTTGTTCTAAAAACAAAGCCTCTAAACAGAAATCTGGAGCTAAAAGTTTCTGTCCCTTCATTTAGAGAGAAAACTGTGTTTTGTGGGCTAACTTAAAGAATAGTGTTTCATTaattaccccccccccacccccacccccactgtGATCGTTTCAGCCATCAGATAAAATGAGTACGTTGCCGTCATGGACTCGTGCAGATTATCTGAGTCAAGCTGTCAGAGACTGAAGCTGTGAGACATTAAAACGTCCATCAGGACCAGCAGGCTGCGGCTGGGGGAGGACACGTTGACTGGTCCTGTCACAGAGTCCATTTGTCCTCCCCCTCAGTCCTGAAAGCTTTTCCTCTGTGTGTCAACACAAAGAGTCAAAGTGTCCCCTCAGCATTTTCTTGTCCTGCTGGAACACATTCAGGGCCATCGGTCACGCCGCCGCCCCCTAAATCCTTCCACTTCCTGTCGGATGCTGCAGTTTCCTGGACAGAAGCAGCCTGGGGTTCTTTCTGTCCGCAGACAGGAAGTCAAACCAACAACATGTAGCAGAAAATGGAACACAAACAACctgaagaaaatttaaattgaCCAAAAAATCAAAGCTTGATCGTCTTCACGTTCAGACTCTGAACTCAgaagatgagaagaaaaacagcaggaagacaaaAACCGGACAAAACTTCAGACGTCTCTAAAACGGgttaaaacaaaccagaatTTTACTCTTCACGGagaaaaatcagacaaaatcataggaaatgaaacactttttaaaaaatcaaacatttatcatAGCAAATGCTGGGAAACTGTTCTTAATCAGACTTCCTGCTTCTACGTTGAGCTGAgggtcaaagtttaaacggTTTGGTCACCGTGGCAACAGGTTCTGCTCTTCAAGATCCCAGAAAAAACATCAGAGTTCTGCTCGGTGCTGGAAcctgtaaaacaaacatcagactcaaatacaaataaaaaaaaatattccaccATGGTTAGGTTTGGATTAAACCAATGGAGCCCAGGCCTGGTCCTGGTCcttgtcctggtcctggtcctggtccttgACCTGGACCTGGTCTAGTTTGGAAACTTGAATCCACTCATTTTAAacgatgtttctgctgtgaagcttcaaatgttgaacttCATTTTCTGTTAGACGTCCTGCTTTTCtacaagaggagctaaaataccAGCAAGATGTTTACATTTACTACATGGCACTGAGTTTACCTGCTAACCAGCTGCAGTTTACCTGCTAACCAGCTTCAATTTACCTGCTAACCAGCTGCAGTTTACCTGCTAACCAGCTTCAGTTTACNNNNNNNNNNNNNNNNNNNNNNNNNNNNNNNNNNNNNNNNNNNNNNNNNNNNNNNNNNNNNNNNNNNNNNNNNNNNNNNNNNNNNNNNNNNNNNNNNNNNAGAAGCTagttttgattttcttctgtttgaaatGGGTCCAAGCTTTTGGTCCTTTctctgatttttcttcttctgttgcaCAAATCGTAGCGTCAGCATTTGGTCCAACAATAATAAGTGTCCCTGTGAAACACGGAGCAGTAAACTCTCACAAGGATTAAAGGAAGCGCTGAGTCGCAGGTTTTTCCTTTGtaattgagtttttaaaatcttcactAAAGTTTAATTTCCAAGGCTTAAATTTGTATTCCACTGTTTGAAAATGATCTATTATCTTTCTAGTGCAACAGAAAATTCTTCATTCTTaggtttttcttcctttccttGCATGATGAGAGTATTTCGTGTTTTTCTCGTAGTGAGAAGTCATTTAGGACCCGTGGCATCCATCATTaacctggtttgtgtttgtcaggTTTATTAAAGAGCTGATGAGTGCAGCTGTACAGCTGCTCGGGGAGCAGTTGATcataaagcagaataaaagcagcgtgttgttcttcctctgtgtgtttAATGGAAATTCAtgaagctgctgtttgctctgaAGTGGG
The DNA window shown above is from Kryptolebias marmoratus isolate JLee-2015 linkage group LG18, ASM164957v2, whole genome shotgun sequence and carries:
- the LOC108228820 gene encoding potassium voltage-gated channel subfamily D member 2, producing the protein MAAGVAAWMPFARAAAIGWMPVASGSMPVPPKGKQRNWDGLIMLNVSGTKFQTWRDTLERYPDTLLGSSERDFFFHEETGEYFFDRDPDIFRHVLNFYRTGKLHYPRQECISAYDEELAFFGIIPEIIGDCCYEDYKDRRRENQERIQDDEENDQTKDLVSVDASFRETMWRAFENPHTSTMALVFYYVTGFFIAVSVLANVVETVPCGTVPNRVKEMSCGERYALAFFCLDTACVMIFTVEYLLRLLAAPSRYRFMKSVMSIIDVVAIMPYYIGLVMTDNEDVSGAFVTLRVFRVFRIFKFSRHSAGLRILGYTLKSCASELGFLLFSLTMAIIIFATVMFYAEKGSGSKFTSIPAAFWYTIVTMTTLGYGDMVPKSIMGKIFGSICSLSGVLVIALPVPVIVSNFSRIYHQSQRAEKRRAQRASKEAGQALVCKINPNFELQHHHLLNCLEKTTNHEFVDEKVFETSCKEMSPVKQLSRSSSSSSSSSSHGFSCCGRKKRRTFNVPNSNMSVGLQGSIQELSTIQIRERPLANSRSSLNAKLEEMLPLNCDQPYLTAAIISLPTPPGTTPEDNESAGSTIYSQANIVRVSAL